CATTAAGAGCTGCACCAGATGCTGATTTCTCATTGATTACCTTTGTATTACTAGGATTTGTCGATGGTGTAAATCCTTGTGCAATAGCTATGCTTTTATTATTTATTTCCATGTTAAGTTTCTCAGATAATTCAAAAACACTGTTAAAGATTAGTTTTATCTTTATTTCCGCAATTTTTATTTCATATTTTTTATTTGGAACTATATTGTATACGACGTTATCAAGTTTAAATGGACTTGCACCTATATTAGAGATTATACCTTGGATTATTATAGGTATTTCAGTTATAGTTGTTATCCTAAATCTATTTGATTTTATCGTAACGATATTGAAAAGATATGATAAAGTTAAAAATCAATTACCAAGTAGAATTCAAAAGTTTAATAAAAAAATGATGACTAAATTTACTCAAAAATTAGAAGAAGGCAGTTTCATGGTTTATTTTATTGCATTTTTCATAGGTATTGTCATCTCATTTACTGAATTTTTATGCACTGGTCAAGCGTATTTCACAGCAATACTCCATTTGATTCATTTCTCTAGCCATATTGGCCGTGGATTGATCTTATTATTAATTTACAATTTTATTTTTGTACTACCTTTGATTATTATTGCAGTGATTGCTG
The sequence above is drawn from the Mariniplasma anaerobium genome and encodes:
- a CDS encoding cytochrome c biogenesis CcdA family protein, producing the protein MKKYIGYFYTFMIMFVIVLFAIPNINLQAYNQDEIQQADALYFASRYCSACQKVENEKIIIDLIEDGYDIQIFYLEDDKDYTNLLYDVQFTYDVDFFGTQLTPVIFVGDTYFVGYTDIKDSVESNTLQNIMDRDDLLTLRAAPDADFSLITFVLLGFVDGVNPCAIAMLLLFISMLSFSDNSKTLLKISFIFISAIFISYFLFGTILYTTLSSLNGLAPILEIIPWIIIGISVIVVILNLFDFIVTILKRYDKVKNQLPSRIQKFNKKMMTKFTQKLEEGSFMVYFIAFFIGIVISFTEFLCTGQAYFTAILHLIHFSSHIGRGLILLLIYNFIFVLPLIIIAVIAAKTKSIMSISVFMREKLHWIKLFNVFVFLAIIIYYILVVL